A DNA window from Solanum lycopersicum chromosome 3, SLM_r2.1 contains the following coding sequences:
- the LOC101268264 gene encoding protein BOLA4, chloroplastic/mitochondrial, whose product MTKALFVRPNVAALCIRRLSCSVQPRLSAMVKCYSIAVRSYRPMKQLSHIGLKFEAFAGHRSFSIRATSDTGSSSFDSPLMQSMEKKIKEQLDADTVVVKDAYGDGRHVSIDVIATAFEGQSAVNRQRMVYKAIWEELQNTVHAVDQMTTKTPTEAAAGK is encoded by the exons ATGACGAAGGCTCTGTTTGTGAGGCCAAACGTGGCGGCGCTATGTATCCGGCGACTTAGCTGCTCCGTTCAGCCACGTCTATCTGCAATGGTGAAATGCTATTCTATTGCAGTCCGTTCCTACAGGCCGATGAAGCAACTTTCCCACATAGGGTTGAAGTTTGAGGCTTTCGCCGGTCATCGGAGTTTCAGTATTCGAGCAACTAGCGATACTGGCAGTAGCTCATTTGATTCCCCTCTTATGCAGTCTATGGAGAAAAAG ATCAAGGAACAGTTGGATGCGGACACAGTCGTAGTGAAAGATGCTTATGGTGATGGTCGGCATGTCAG CATTGATGTAATCGCTACAGCTTTTGAGGGACAATCAGCTGTGAATAGGCAGAGGATGGTCTACAAAGCCATATGGGAAGAACTTCAGAACACTGTGCATGCAGTCGACCAGATGACTACCAAAACACCAACTGAAGCAGCTGCAGGGAAGTGA
- the LOC101246606 gene encoding DNA polymerase alpha-associated DNA helicase A, with protein MQVKLLKMEASCNFCSSIYTLAPSCLSLRFRQKRSNLSSFIAKNRTFLDSISIRATASSSSSGGGTKAVTTRRRKPKNGGTNGGSGKNAKVSEIPAVSTKGSSGKVVDKVQVKRKKQQEECFQDDGPVNVRALHQNGDPLGRKDLGKCVVRWLSQGMRAMALDFVTAEMQGEFAELKQRMEPGLTFVIQAQPYINAVPMPLGLEAICLKACTHYPTLFDNFQRELREVLQDFQSKSSVQDWRETESWKLLKDLASSAQHKAIARKESQPKSVPGVMGMDLEKAKAIQSRIDDFANRMSDLLHIERDAELEFTQEELNAVPAPDVTSEAQKPLEFLVSHAQPEQELCDTICNLTAVSTSIGLGGMHLVLFKLEGNHRLPPTNLSPGDMVCVRICDSRGAGATSCMQGFVHNLGEDERSISLALESLQGDTTFSKLFGKNVRIDRIQGLADALTYERNCEALMMLQKKGFRKKNPSVAVVATLFGDKEDHKWLEENDMADWAEVELPDSTCRKSFDASQRKAIALGLNKNRPIMIIQGPPGTGKTGLLKELISLAVKQGERVLVTAPTNAAVDNMVEKLSDIGINIVRVGNPARISPDVASKSLAEIVNNRLSDFRAEIERKKSDLRRDLRYCLKDDSLAAGIRQLLKQLGKSIKKKEKETVKEILTTAHVVLATNIGAADPLIRRLDAFDLVIIDEAGQAIEPSSWIPILLGKRCILAGDQFQLAPVILSRKALEGGLGVSLLERAATLHDGMLSTKLTTQYRMNDAIASWASKEMYDGSLTSSPTVASHLLVDSPFVKPTWITQCPLLLLDTRMPYGSLSVGCEEHLDPAGTGSFFNEGEAEIVIQHIFSLIYAGVPPAAIAVQSPYVAQVQLLRDRIDEIPMATGVDVATIDSFQGREADAVIISMVRSNNLGAVGFLGDNRRMNVAITRARKHVAVVCDSSTICHNTYLARLLRHIRYVGKVKHVEPGSFWEFGLGMDPMLPTTS; from the exons ATGCAAGTGAAACTGTTAAAGATGGAAGCTTCTTGCAATTTCTGCAGTAGCATCTATACTTTAGCTCCTAGTTGCCTCAGTCTTCGTTTCCGTCAAAAAAGATCcaatctttcttcttttattgcCAAGAATCGGACCTTTCTGGATTCTATTTCTATTCGAGCAACTGcaagtagtagtagtagtggTGGTGGCACTAAGGCTGTTACTACCCGGAGAAGAAAACCCAAGAATGGTGGAACCAATGGTGGGTCCGGCAAGAATGCGAAAGTTAGTGAGATTCCTGCAGTTTCAACAAAAGGGTCGTCGGGGAAAGTGGTAGACAAAGTACAGGTAAAGAGAAAAAAGCAGCAGGAAGAGTGTTTCCAGGATGATGGGCCGGTGAACGTGCGAGCACTGCATCAGAATGGTGACCCTTTGGGGCGTAAAGATTTGGGTAAGTGTGTGGTTAGGTGGTTATCTCAAGGAATGAGAGCTATGGCTTTGGATTTCGTTACAGCAGAGATGCAGGGAGAGTTTGCTGAGCTTAAGCAGAGAATGGAACCAGGATTGACTTTTGTTATTCAAGCTCAGCCTTATATTAATGCTGTCCCTATGCCTCTTGGTCTTGAAGCTATTTGCTTGAAGGCTTGCACCCATTATCCTACCCTTTTCGACAACTTCCAGCGTGAGCTCAGAGAGGTTCTTCAGGACTTTCAGAGCAAGTCATCCGTCCAAGATTGGCGTGAGACTGAGTCATGGAAGCTGCTCAAGGATCTCGCCAGTTCAG CTCAGCATAAAGCCATCGCAAGGAAGGAATCTCAACCAAAATCTGTTCCTGGTGTAATGGGAATGGACCTCGAGAAAGCAAAAGCCATTCAGAGTAGGATTGATGATTTCGCCAATCGTATGTCAGATTTGCTGCATATCGAAAGGGATGCTGAATTGGAGTTCACTCAGGAAGAGTTGAATGCTGTCCCTGCACCGGATGTTACTTCTGAGGCTCAGAAGCCATTAGAATTCCTGGTTAGCCATGCGCAGCCTGAGCAGGAACTCTGTGATACTATCTGCAATCTGACAGCAGTTAGCACATCTATAG GATTAGGTGGAATGCATTTAGTGTTGTTCAAATTGGAGGGAAATCACAGATTGCCTCCAACTAACCTCTCACCTGGAGACATGGTTTGTGTCAGAATATGTGATAGTAGAGGCGCTGGCGCAACTTCTTGCATGCAAGGATTTGTGCATAACCTAGGCGAGGACGAACGTAGCATCAGTTTGGCTCTTGAATCACTTCAGGGAGATACTACCTTTTCCAAGCTCTTTGGGAAAAATGTCCGCATTGATCGTATTCAAGGATTGGCTGATGCACTCACATACGAG CGCAATTGTGAAGCCTTAATGATGCTTCAGAAGAAAGGGTTTCGGAAGAAAAATCCTTCAGTAGCGGTGGTAGCTACACTTTTTGGAGACAAAGAAGACCATAAGTGGCTTGAGGAGAATGACATGGCAGATTGGGCTGAAGTGGAACTTCCTGATTCTACCTGCAGAAAATCTTTTGATGCTTCCCAAAGAAAAGCAATTGCATTAGGTTTAAACAAGAATCGACCTATAATGATAATTCAAGGGCCTCCTGGCACAGGGAAGACTGGTTTGCTTAAGGAATTGATTTCTCTTGCTGTAAAACAAGGTGAAAGGGTGCTTGTAACTGCACCGACAAATGCAGCTGTGGACAACATGGTTGAAAAGTTGTCTGATATTGGAATCAACATTGTTCGGGTTGGAAATCCTGCACGAATATCCCCTGATGTTGCTTCAAAATCTTTGGCTGAAATTGTGAATAACAGGCTGTCTGATTTCCGAGCAGAAATTGAGAGGAAGAAGTCAGATCTTAGAAGGGACCTGAGGTATTGTCTTAAGGATGACTCTTTAGCTGCTGGTATACGTCAACTTCTGAAACAGCTTGGGAAGTCCATcaagaagaaagagaaggaaACTGTGAAGGAAATCTTAACAACTGCTCATGTTGTGCTTGCAACAAACATTGGGGCAGCTGATCCACTAATTAGACGGCTGGATGCATTTGATTTGGTTATTATAGATGAAGCTGGCCAAGCAATTGAACCATCATCTTGGATACCAATATTGCTCGGAAAGCGTTGTATACTTGCAGGAGATCAATTCCAGCTTGCTCCTGTGATCCTTTCTAGGAAAGCCTTAGAAGGTGGCCTTGGAGTTTCATTACTGGAGAGGGCAGCAACTTTGCATGATGGGATGCTGTCGACAAAGTTAACAACACAGTACAGAATGAACGATGCCATAGCTAGCTGGGCTTCAAAGGAGATGTATGATGGATCTTTAACATCGTCTCCAACCGTTGCTTCTCATCTTCTGGTGGATTCTCcttttgtcaag CCAACATGGATTACACAGTGTCCGCTGTTATTGCTTGATACGAGAATGCCTTACGGAAGCTTATCAGTTGGTTGTGAAGAGCATCTGGACCCTGCTGGCACTGGCTCCTTTTTCAATGAAGGGGAAGCAGAAATCGTTATTCAACATATATTCAGTTTAATTTATGCTG GTGTTCCTCCTGCAGCCATTGCTGTGCAGTCTCCTTATGTTGCTCAAGTGCAACTACTTAGAGACAGGATTGATGAGATTCCAATGGCTACTGGCGTTGATGTTGCAACTATTGATAGCTTTCAAGGCCGTGAAGCAGATGCTGTGATTATATCCATG GTTCGATCAAACAATTTGGGGGCAGTTGGCTTTTTGGGAGACAACAGGCGAATGAATGTTGCAATAACAAGGGCGCGCAAGCATGTAGCAGTTGTCTGTGACAGTTCAACTATATGTCACAACACATATTTGGCCAGGCTTCTTCGTCATATTAGATATGTTGGCAAAGTAAAGCATGTTGAACCCGGCAGCTTCTGGGAATTTGGCCTTGGTATGGATCCAATGTTGCCTACTACCAGTTAA